The following is a genomic window from Garra rufa chromosome 4, GarRuf1.0, whole genome shotgun sequence.
agttaaaagttttgaaaacaaaatacctgCAATATCCAGTTTGACCTGTAAACTCAGAAgtgaagatcaggagactcttgaTAGAGATGTTACTGTTTGacgctgcagtcatccagactgactaaagcactcaatcactgaagttttagacagatttcaggattgtcattagaagataaaatattcaaaggatgtaagcagttacaggaatttgcccagattttcagcaactctaatccaatcagcagaactatagaatcattatcacagagatcagggaaagtctcaccttcagcctctgcattcatatttaactcagatattgatcagcagaaacaaagacaccaattaaagaaatgaggcacaaacatcaacagccaataaaaacaaaagatgacacttaccatcatttcacattcatattcacacactcctaaagctaaatatattcatttaaaagGAACTGTTCACATCCGTTGAATACTGTGTTTAATCATCattgtgatctgagagctttgtcttcatctgtaagaacggcctcctgaaatctgaataaaactccagtgattgagctttagtcagtctggatgaccgcagcgacacacaggaccagctcaaacaagtctcctgatcttcattttcatgcaggtgtattaaaggtattttgttcTCAAACATTTAACTTAACTTTCTAATTTAACTTAAATCATAACActaacataacatattttttttttctgatggatgtacttctagttaaagtttctaatgAACTGTTTATCGTGACTTGTGTTTATTACCTAAACTTTCCACTGttaacaaaagaagatatttagtaacAACTGAATATGTTTGCATGTTTTTGCCAATTAATGAAACTGAAAAGGTAATAATCAATGAATCATAttcctttacactgcaaaaactgcATTAAACCAAAATTGCTTACATAAAAGAAGATTACCACTGAAATAAAAAAGGATCAAATACAGACCATATTATCATTTCCATCCAATCCTTACAGaaaatttgttcattttcagtgtggatcTGTTATTAATGACTTTTGTTTATAAATGCATTTCCAACAACTGAAAACTGAGATCTTAATATGTAACTTGTTTGTATTATAATCATATTTCAGCACAGATTATGTACCAGTTTTTAAAGAAGGTAATCTGGGGAAATGTAAATCATATTTCATTAACGttcacaataaataaactttattatCATACAATTTTAATTAAAGATTTCATTCAGACAGCCAAAGTCAACCATTTTAAACTCACAGTCAATGTTTCTCTAAAAGTACAGAGTATATTTTCAAGAGATGCTCGCAGTGACTTGATCTTCTTAAGACAATCAGCATCTGTGTTAGTTTGCAGATCTTACATCCGGTGTAGAAAACTAGTCTTGACAGTGTTTTAACTTTTCATCTCCACTGACTGATACAGTCTCCTCAATTGTAGACGTAAGAAAACTCTCTAGAATTGTGTCAATAGTAATTAAGATCGTTGGCAAACCCTAGAAGCTCTTAACTCAACTACTTACAGAAAGGAAGAGGAAGAAATGGAGTATCCTGGGAGAAACGTCCTTCTggcaaataaaaatgatttggGACGTCCTTCATCTCAAACTCTGAACCCTGCAAGTAACTGACAAAATTCATGCAAAGATTGACATGAACCTTTTTTTCTTACATGACTCTGTTTGTATATAGACCCTTTTCACATTTATGGGGTTCTCAGAAATTGAAGTAGTCATCgttttgtaaacttctgtagtggtaaatagaaactgtGACAAATATATTGTCGTGTCCTCATTTACCCCAATAGCAAAAAAAGGAAGATCACTGACAGTATTTCAATGATTTTTCAAAACaggaataaatacacaaacaatatAACAAGACACTGATGATTACAATAGTCcaaagagtgatagatcaaatttgccatcacaccctctttgtaacagttacacagcagcattaactagtttaatgtgaattcaatggcaaggtataaaaacagaaagtggtagtttagtgttttaaatgtaaaaaatatagaaaaatattcCTAGATATAtgatgttaataactttagacaAGCATCATGATGTGAGTACGAAATTATAtgctatatacaacatttctatgatatttgtgattctagagagcagtggactaatgggacttttattttggtctggtgatgtgacgtcataaagatgcgctgcgctcctcgtctgttgtgattcacatgaagaaaggtttgtgatTTTAAAGTTTTTAGATCAATGCAAACTGCTACATTAATTAAAGCATTTGCAACATGTGTAAAATAAACACATCtttattaaatataacgttgtaatgctttatttagtgttacttagcctttagtaacagagaagcgCGTCTCAGttctctctctatatcatgaatcaatcgtgtgatgataaagtgatgagaaagactgagaatccgaatcatttgaatcaaatcatttgtgaaatgattcagtgattcgattcagcggcacgcggactacaaacgacaacaacaaacacaaacgagtgaatcacaaccgagaatgattttatgaaagtgtaatatattagatatgataaataattgaataccaattataaataaataaaaatagcctgcctaaatatgaaccttttggtaatttgtatattttatacattttatatagaaGTATAcgcacacagagatttagtttgcattgatttttctttctattaattattctcatcttaaacaggacagagTGTTCAAACAttcagaaaaactcctggagaatcaacagagatccacgtgacactattataaagatggagtttattaaagaggagagtgaagacatgaagattgaagaaacattgaaacatgaagatactgaggaacaaacaaagatggggtttattaaagaggagagtgaagaaacattcagagtcaaacatgaagataccaAGGAAAAAaaaggttggtttttattctcaaagctgtactcattacagaaatgaatatacagaatatttatgaataatgtcacaggagtgtagaaatgttttgacatttgacagaagttgaGATCACATACTAATGCTGTcttcaagtgcagctgagaagaTCCTGCTTTCACATTTGTTATTTGTTATTATGGCCATTTGTTATGATGACATCAGGCATTTAAGTTgtagcatttatatgaaattagCCTAAACCGCATAAAAGTTCACTGAGACTATACAAATGGAACAGATGATACTTNNNNNNNNNNNNNNNNNNNNNNNNNNNNNNNNNNNNNNNNNNNNNNNNNNNNNNNNNNNNNNNNNNNNNNNNNNNNNNNNNNNNNNNNNNNNNNNNNNNNNNNNNNNNNNNNNNNNNNNNNNNNNNNNNNNNNNNNNNNNNNNNNNNNNNNNNNNNNNNNNNNNNNNNNNNNNNNNNNNNNNNNNNNNNNNNNNNNNNNNNNNNNNNNNNNNNNNNNNNNNNNNNNNNNNNNNNNNNNNNNNNNNNNNNNNNNNNNNNNNNNNNNNNNNNNNNNNNNNNNNNNNNNNNNNNNNNNNNNNNNNNNNNNNNNNNNNNNNNNNNNNNNNNNNNNNNNNNNNNNNNNNNNNNNNNNNNNNNNNNNNNNNNNNNNNNNNNNNNNNNNNNNNNNNNNNNNNNNNNNNNNNNNNNNNNNNNNNNNNNNNNNNNNNNNNNNNNNNNNNNNNNNNNNNNNNNNNNNNNNNNNNNNNNNNNNNNNNNNNNNNNNNNNNNNNNNNNNNNNNGCTGATTTATAGAGCCAGCCAATGAAAGAGGAATCACCCGATCGAAAATGTGATATTCCTTGATTCTACGAATGGCCCGTTCTATGTGTATCCGTAAACGAgcaatgttgtgtgtgtgtgtgtgtgtgtgtgtgagttccTCATGGCTGAGCTGTCCACTTGGGCCGATAAAAGGTGGGATTATTACTGAGGCATGAATTTCGTCAAGTAGATCTCGGATTAAAAAACCTTTGTCTACCATCACAGCATTGCCCTCTTCAAGAAGATTCAAAATTCCAGATGACTTGGTGATCTCTTTATCAGAGATGCTTCCTGTGTAAAGACTGCTCACAAAAGTCATGCTCCCATCCGGGGAAATTCCGACCAAAGATTTGAGTGTAGTTGTGCCTTTGTAGTGCGAGTAAGTCTCAGAGTTCAGGACCTTGGAGCTGGCAGTTTGGACTCGAACTTCAGTACAATCAAGGATGACTCTGGTATTGGGGTAGAGAGCTTTAAAATAGTCTGGCATAAATTCATCAACTGCAGCTCTACTTGGCCATACAGGCAGACTTCCCAGCATGAAGTACAAGTAATTTGCCCAAGTAACGCAGATTCGACTGACTGTACTTTGTGAAACACTGAAACGCAGTGCAAGGTCTTGTTCAAGAAGGCCCAGTCTAATCCggcaaagaaacaaaaaaaattgattaAACAGGGAGAGATGTTGTGCCTGGAATCCAACCCTCAGTGTATGTTGGCTGGTTGCACTAATTCTTTGCACTTGAGCCCACGAGGCAATGCTCTGTGCTGTGGGCTGTAAAGCCAAGAAAACGGCTCTTAAAGTATCATAGTCAGGGAACCCAGTGTAAAACTGGATGAGTTTTGGATTACCCATAAAATTCTGAATGCCAAACTGATGACTTTTGAGTGCTTCATTTTCTGCAGACAGGCGAGAAATTTCCTCCCGTGCAGCCTCAAGCTGCTCCTCGGTAGTCATGGGCTCCGTGCAGTAGTCATGATCAGGATTTGGAATCTCTGTGACATGactagagagatagatagatagacaaatagataaacagacagttagagagagagagagatagacagagagaATAAGAGCAGGCAAGTGAGATAAGTTACACATCAATTCTATATTCATGTTTGTTGCTCACTTGATACATGCATATACACATTCATTTTCCATGATATATTTCTACTAACCACTCTTCATTGCTTGGTCCATCCTTTGTAGAACTGCATAGAAAGACGACAACATTAAGACATATAGCAGACATATAACAACATTTCATACAGTTGGTTGTTTACATTATTACAGGTAATAATATTacctgtatttataatatttgtaattGTTCACATTGTTTACAGGTGTTCACATGATTTTGCCTAACCTCTGTTTATGACTATAAAAACTATACAACTTACATATCACACTTATAACACACAACTTAGAGTATGTATTTAAAAGCATTATTTAAACGGTAAATGTACTGTATTCATTTTCCCCATTTCTGCTCACCTTTCATCTTCCTCGTGTTCTTCCTCTAAATGACATTTTCCTcgtctaaagcaaaacagaaacaaataatGTTCTGAacatcattttgcgattttaaaaggggttgacctcAAACAGTACAcagcaaactaataaataaatgttatcttttgatcgctttgcacaaaaataaactttctacccactgttttttgtacgaCTTAACATGTTTATCTTAATTTCACAATAaatgtctgaaagaggcttacgacctagctgcaggctcttaacacaaattaTTAAGCATTTTAACCTATATAAcataatttgaaaaatatatctttttcacttacgatcgcaaggttttccTTTCGTGAGTCctttgagtccaggtaaacaGAGACGGAGttgaaccctccttaagcttcctaattccagtcagtgtttttgaaaaacaatcctgactGAAATGTTTGGAacacactcttgtgttctttgtaagctatacaaaatgaagatatttagtttagttgttgtagtaaaacataacattttagctctgcgtaaaagtttaaaggaagataaacatgctcacattagaaattagccaaccggctagtatcgagttattttcttaaataaatgcactattgttacctgaaagttaggtcctatgtcccGTCGAACTTTAATAATCCACGTTTTCTGAAGTCCTTTGTCCTGTGGAAACTTGTGAAACGAAATATTCTCTTTATTTTTACGACTAAACGacctacatcccggtacgcaacaatacgccatagtggacgctgctggactgctatccctcacagcctcgttttcgattcaaaatggccgcgggctgaataaggcgtattatcgcgcaataaaaaaaatattgccgttaatctattctcaaagttgggttgggagctgggtctaaactacgcaagttatgatgactttcaccttgatattttagcgcggatgatgtatatctagtcgaattgcactgtaagaggcgagaacgagtcttcaacttctgtgaaaataccacatcaaacgagacgtgctgacaatgatgcagttatgaagccgcttcagggcaggtgcgttgttagaccctttttacttTAACGTGCCCCAGtcaaaatctgctgtgccccagtaaaatctcaagtttgagttataatttactttgataatcccgaaataaagacattaaactatatgcaacaactgaattgacgcttctaaaagcaacgcagtttaatcgaagactattcacgcagataggctatccatgcccGCGCGCGCcaactggaacgcgcacgtcgtgcagccttttgcgcagaagtacttggttacacaagtttgtatagttaattgcgttgtaaatgcaattgtcaagcagtttgtgatggattttggaaacaggagatgagcgcctggtctaatgcgccacctggcccgtcctcaaagacttacttttagtcattatttgggtagcacacatattctgaatgccttcagcagaattcaaattagccattttaatctagattaatttcaagatttaatgaAAAAgtgaatctatgcccaccactagtttaaactatacattagtttgcagtgtctttattgcatacacaATCTGTTAAAAACTAGCACatacttgacacaaattgtgtatttataacacaatagtgtgtagaaaaaaaacaacacattttctgtgttagctggaataacacactggttgagtgtaaactaacacaaaatgtgttgtccttaactagatgcaaaggtgtgttaagaaacaacacaggctgtgttgtttttaacacatcctttttaagagtgtggttTGAAAAATCAGGTATATTTGCAGAAATATGTACATTTCTGTTTATATAATCTGCACTACTTAGTATAAAAGACTATTAAATCTATCAAGATCACAGcagataatgaataaacaaattcaaaaacagcattaccagcttcaatAATCAGCTTCGGTGACAGTTTATTCTCCTCATAAGGCTACAGAAGTTCTTGAAATATGAATACATCACGACAGTCCTGATATAAACCGCAGGAGCAGAGATTACTCAGTTCTTCAGTCGTGTAGCTCTGGTGCAGCTTCACAATGCCCCTGACACTGAGAATGAGTTGCTCTGGTGTGGTGATATTTTACTGGACATTACTGATGAAAAATTACCCATGTTGCTTACCATTGAAGATTCCATTATCAAATCAAATGAGAATGAGCTCAGGTGAGAACATAAAAAACTCTCTAGTTATCTATGTGTGTTTGGCTTCTGTTACATTTCCTTCTGTATTTCCATGTTCGCACTAAATGGGACCCCAGTAATTACTCCACACCTCCATATCTTATTACCTTATTGATAGCAACTTAGAATCATTGCTTACataccattttcatttttatcaccctgctgaaaaaaaaagaaaaaaacacagcatAGGCTGGTTAGGATAATATGTTATCATATTCGGTCATATGCTTTGGTGCtggatgctgttttttttttttctggttaatGATGGTCCTGTTGCTGGTCAAGGAACAGCATaatccagctaaggaccagcatcccagcactaAAACATAACTAATCAGTACATGCAGTTTTTTCAGCAGGACACTTTATTCTCAACCTCTTTACTATTACAAACTACCATCACTCCTCCATCTTCAAGTACTTTTGCACACTTGATCTCATCTCGTTGTTTCaactcatttattaatgttattacaCTTTTAACTTTTGTCTCATTTCTGCaagtctttccacagtgatggctTCTCTCTGGTGTTATTTCATGACTATGTCACACTGATAACATAAAAATACAGTTCTCAGGTGTGAAGCCTCATGTGGTATCGAAATgctgctttatttctgaaactctttccgcagtgaTCACATACAGACAGTTTCTCTCCAGTGAACTCTCTTGTGTCTGTTAAGAGTTCCTTTATGGTTGAagcttcttccacattgctggcaggtgaaaggcttctctccagtgtgaattcgtaTGTGGTCTGCAAAGTTTTGTTTATAATTAAACCCccttccgcactgagggcatgtgaagggttgctctcctgtgtggattctcatgtggacttcaaaGCGCCGTTTTTGacgaaaactctttccacaatcaGAGCATGAGTAGGGTTTCTCTCTATGAGTTCtctggtggacttcaaggttttcttgttgatcaaaactcttttcacactgatcacaTTTGTAAGGATGAACTCCATTGTGAATTTTCaggtgtctgttaaggtttcctttttgagtgaaactctttccacactgttggcaggt
Proteins encoded in this region:
- the LOC141333929 gene encoding uncharacterized protein; amino-acid sequence: MEEKDHDFINEEKSLTVARKTGRRYFTCHQCGKCFNQRKSITRHMRVHTGEKPNACQQCGKSFNNNTSLERHILTHTGERPFTCQQCGKSFTQKGNLNRHLKIHNGVHPYKCDQCEKSFDQQENLEVHQRTHREKPYSCSDCGKSFRQKRRFEVHMRIHTGEQPFTCPQCGRGFNYKQNFADHIRIHTGEKPFTCQQCGRSFNHKGTLNRHKRVHWRETVCM